Proteins co-encoded in one Odocoileus virginianus isolate 20LAN1187 ecotype Illinois unplaced genomic scaffold, Ovbor_1.2 Unplaced_Contig_30, whole genome shotgun sequence genomic window:
- the LOC110124641 gene encoding RNA polymerase II subunit A C-terminal domain phosphatase SSU72 like protein 3-like: MSFSPLKVAVVCMSNMNRSMEAHSILMKKGFSVRSFGAGSRVRLPGTTRNLPVVYDFSTTYEQMRKDLARKDRERYTSNGILHILGRNERIKPRPERFQECRDRFDVIFTCEESVYDRVIEELWAQEQETCQPVHVINVDMDDNLEDATLGSLIICELCERLQQSEDMEGSLAELLLAAERKTGRSFLHTVCFY; encoded by the coding sequence ATGTCCTTCTCCCCGCTCAAGGTGGCTGTGGTCTGCATGAGCAACATGAACAGGAGCATGGAGGCCCACAGCATTCTCATGAAGAAAGGTTTCAGTGTCAGGTCTTTTGGAGCCGGATCCCGAGTCAGGCTTCCAGGAACCACGCGCAACCTCCCTGTGGTTTACGATTTCTCCACCACGTATGAACAGATGCGCAAGGACCTTGCGCGCAAAGACCGAGAACGCTATACCAGCAATGGCATCTTGCACATCTTGGGAAGAAACGAGAGAATCAAGCCTCGCCCGGAAAGATTTCAAGAGTGCAGAGATCGCTTTGATGTCATCTTCACCTGCGAGGAGAGTGTCTATGACCGAGTGATAGAAGAGCTGTGGGCCCAAGAGCAGGAGACCTGTCAGCCTGTGCATGTGATCAACGTGGACATGGACGACAACCTGGAGGACGCCACCCTTGGGTCTCTGATCATCTGCGAGCTCTGCGAACGCCTCCAGCAGTCAGAGGACATGGAAGGCAGTCTGGCTGAGCTGCTCCTGGCAGCGGAGAGGAAAACAGGAAGGAGCTTTCTGCACACGGTCTGCTTCTACTGA